From Myxococcales bacterium, a single genomic window includes:
- a CDS encoding L,D-transpeptidase, protein MPFALHAAYWHDRFGEPKSGGCVNLSPRDAKWLFEWTEPSVPAAWHGVRSGDARGMGTLVRVR, encoded by the coding sequence ATGCCCTTCGCCCTGCACGCCGCCTACTGGCACGACCGCTTCGGCGAACCCAAGAGCGGCGGCTGCGTGAACCTCTCGCCGCGCGACGCAAAGTGGCTATTCGAGTGGACGGAACCCAGCGTGCCCGCCGCGTGGCACGGCGTGCGCTCGGGGGATGCGCGGGGGATGGGGACGTTGGTCAGAGTGCGGTGA
- a CDS encoding type II toxin-antitoxin system VapC family toxin codes for MAEVVLDANVIVALLYAADSQHARAVELTERLEAEGHGLVLVDFLVFEALSVLCRRAAQRKTAPPDLNAAVAMMRNWFDDGEVRFLAREQERLAPSVLDIVADSAGVLNANDALLVALQREAAIDTLATFDRNFEHVAEFEHTS; via the coding sequence ATGGCTGAAGTCGTTCTGGACGCCAACGTGATCGTCGCGCTGCTGTATGCGGCCGACTCGCAACACGCGCGCGCGGTCGAGCTTACCGAGCGCTTGGAAGCAGAGGGGCATGGCCTCGTCTTGGTCGATTTTCTCGTCTTTGAGGCCCTATCGGTCCTTTGTCGGCGAGCAGCGCAGCGCAAGACTGCACCGCCTGACCTCAACGCCGCAGTAGCGATGATGCGCAACTGGTTCGACGACGGCGAGGTGCGCTTCCTCGCCCGCGAGCAAGAGCGCCTCGCCCCGAGCGTGCTCGACATCGTCGCTGATAGCGCAGGTGTGCTCAACGCAAACGACGCCCTACTCGTTGCTCTGCAACGCGAAGCGGCCATCGACACCCTCGCGACGTTCGATCGCAACTTCGAGCACGTTGCCGAGTTCGAGCACACCTCATAA
- a CDS encoding recombinase family protein: MMTGPSGSNGDRLKVRVEHQARLAFVYVRQSSLKQVRGNLESQRRQYAFADEAFALGWSRERVLVIDEDQGKSGALPGARAGFGGLVAAVARGEVGIVMSLEVSRLSRNDSDWHHLVYLCRWTGTLIADEHGVYDPSSSADRMVLGIRGQVSELERDSAVHRMVEARWSKARRGEAFTIPPAGYDLDELRQLEMSSDEAVQAAVHRVFHKFEELGAGRQVYLWWREQGLPFPCVACCRGRIRSSGFRSATG; this comes from the coding sequence ATGATGACTGGACCGAGTGGATCGAATGGGGATCGTCTGAAGGTACGAGTCGAGCATCAGGCGCGCCTGGCCTTCGTCTACGTGCGGCAGTCGTCGCTCAAGCAGGTGCGCGGCAACCTCGAAAGCCAGCGCCGGCAGTACGCGTTCGCCGACGAGGCGTTCGCGCTGGGGTGGAGCCGCGAGCGCGTCCTCGTCATCGACGAGGATCAGGGCAAGAGCGGCGCGCTGCCCGGAGCACGCGCCGGCTTCGGCGGGCTGGTGGCCGCCGTTGCCCGCGGCGAGGTCGGCATCGTGATGAGCCTCGAGGTGTCGCGCCTGTCGCGCAACGATTCCGACTGGCATCACCTCGTGTACCTGTGTCGCTGGACGGGTACGCTGATCGCCGACGAGCACGGCGTGTACGACCCGTCGTCGTCCGCCGACCGCATGGTGCTCGGCATCCGCGGGCAGGTGAGTGAGCTCGAGCGTGACAGCGCCGTGCACCGGATGGTCGAGGCGCGCTGGAGTAAGGCCCGCCGCGGAGAAGCGTTCACGATCCCGCCGGCGGGCTACGACCTCGACGAGCTCAGGCAGCTCGAGATGTCGAGCGACGAGGCAGTTCAGGCCGCCGTGCACCGCGTGTTCCACAAGTTCGAGGAGCTCGGTGCCGGCCGTCAGGTGTACCTGTGGTGGCGCGAGCAAGGCCTGCCGTTTCCGTGCGTCGCATGTTGCCGAGGTCGCATCCGATCGTCTGGGTTCCGGTCGGCTACCGGATGA
- a CDS encoding site-specific integrase has product MPVKAIAPRDVRQWVEELAKKTTVDRRRHRKVSRSTRRHCVNLLRACFGHAIADGIIETNPARDIKVRQEGDTADGWTFLTPQEQRAIATCKHIPEPDRLRILFAMYTGVRQSEQWCLLLADVKLDDSTGPHIIVRYAAPGRATKSNRVRRVPLIPEAVTVTRSWLELLPSYAPKNPLKLAFPTPRGHRRDRGKLYRFHELRTKAGITRPVRWHDLRHTCASSLAAGWWGRVWRLEEVRDLLGHSSVEVTERYAHLATSVIQTAANQTRRPAPAQLRSKRDPRGSKSSEPRRKARPSGAVGQWFESTGAHCSKEAERRKRRSSKLRAPGRKLRSSAPATSLAPCWSWTLSAAWRSPQRG; this is encoded by the coding sequence ATGCCGGTCAAGGCGATCGCGCCGCGCGATGTGCGCCAGTGGGTCGAGGAGCTGGCGAAGAAGACGACCGTCGATCGGCGCCGACATCGCAAAGTCTCGCGCTCCACGCGTCGGCACTGCGTGAACCTGCTGCGCGCCTGCTTCGGCCACGCCATCGCTGACGGCATCATCGAGACGAATCCGGCGAGAGACATCAAGGTCCGGCAGGAAGGAGACACCGCTGACGGCTGGACCTTCCTCACACCGCAGGAGCAGCGGGCGATCGCGACCTGCAAACACATTCCGGAGCCGGACCGCCTGCGTATACTGTTCGCCATGTACACGGGCGTTCGCCAGAGCGAGCAGTGGTGCTTGCTGCTGGCCGACGTGAAGCTCGATGACTCGACCGGCCCGCACATCATCGTGCGCTACGCTGCGCCAGGACGCGCAACCAAGAGCAATCGAGTCCGGCGCGTGCCTCTCATTCCAGAAGCCGTAACGGTCACCCGGAGCTGGCTCGAGCTGCTTCCGAGCTACGCCCCGAAGAACCCGCTCAAGCTCGCTTTCCCCACCCCACGTGGGCATCGGCGGGACCGCGGCAAGCTGTACCGCTTCCACGAGCTTCGCACGAAGGCCGGCATCACACGCCCGGTCCGGTGGCATGACCTACGCCACACCTGCGCGTCGTCTCTCGCAGCGGGCTGGTGGGGGCGCGTCTGGCGGCTCGAAGAAGTGCGAGACCTGCTCGGGCACTCCAGCGTCGAGGTGACCGAGCGCTACGCCCATCTAGCCACGTCCGTGATTCAGACCGCGGCCAACCAGACCCGCCGCCCAGCGCCCGCCCAATTGCGATCCAAACGTGATCCGAGAGGGTCTAAGTCTTCGGAACCTCGACGGAAGGCAAGGCCCTCCGGAGCCGTAGGTCAGTGGTTCGAATCCACTGGGGCGCACTGTAGTAAAGAGGCTGAAAGGCGCAAACGGCGCTCCTCGAAGCTGCGCGCACCGGGGAGAAAATTACGGTCGAGCGCGCCCGCGACTTCGCTCGCGCCGTGCTGGAGCTGGACGCTGTCGGCCGCCTGGCGCTCCCCCCAGCGTGGGTAA
- a CDS encoding recombinase zinc beta ribbon domain-containing protein — protein MAAPSSSDAAKPLRELDPQTQKLSLRRGRRGMVDWPVLIKDHHPAYISFETFLKNQESLRANSVIPVPADEAHQGAAREGRALLQGLMRCGHCGRRMYVNYGGERAVRTLQYRCSRPLAAVAGQDCQLIGGKRIEALVVEAFLDVSAAAGIEAAALAGETLRLEIEATERSWHLQIEKAEYEAQRAEWQYPAVEPENRTVARELERRWNEAWSSSKRCARKRRGRAGPSVR, from the coding sequence ATGGCGGCGCCTTCGTCTTCGGACGCAGCGAAACCCCTGCGCGAGCTCGATCCGCAGACGCAGAAGCTGTCGCTGCGGCGAGGGCGGCGGGGGATGGTCGACTGGCCCGTCTTGATCAAGGACCATCATCCGGCATACATCTCTTTCGAAACGTTCCTCAAAAACCAGGAGAGCCTGCGCGCCAACAGCGTGATTCCAGTCCCCGCCGACGAAGCTCACCAAGGAGCCGCTCGTGAAGGTCGAGCGCTTTTGCAGGGCCTGATGCGTTGTGGGCACTGCGGCCGGCGCATGTACGTCAACTACGGCGGTGAGCGCGCCGTTCGGACGCTGCAGTATCGTTGCTCGCGTCCGCTCGCCGCCGTCGCAGGGCAGGACTGCCAGCTCATTGGCGGCAAGCGCATCGAAGCGCTGGTGGTCGAGGCGTTCCTCGACGTGTCGGCCGCTGCCGGGATTGAAGCGGCGGCGCTGGCGGGCGAAACGCTGCGGCTCGAAATCGAGGCGACAGAGCGCTCCTGGCACTTGCAGATCGAAAAGGCCGAGTACGAGGCTCAGCGTGCGGAGTGGCAGTACCCGGCAGTAGAGCCCGAAAACCGCACCGTGGCCCGCGAGCTCGAGCGGCGCTGGAACGAGGCCTGGTCGAGCTCGAAGCGCTGCGCGCGCAAGCGGCGCGGACGCGCAGGACCCAGCGTCCGCTGA
- a CDS encoding type II toxin-antitoxin system VapC family toxin codes for MNFNLYVDAATGARLDRLARRRRTTRNALIREAVSRLLDGTGDACWPREVVLFEGVPRASLRSRAAEATRATQGSARVKYLLDTCVLSDFARGDDVTLARVKATAPAEVVISSVTVMEVEFGLALNPGRARKLAPVLRAMMAAVTVAAYDSADAHATAALRAALQKRGRPIGAYDALIAGCALARGLVLVTSNEREFGRVSGLVVENWRV; via the coding sequence ATGAACTTCAACCTCTACGTCGATGCAGCGACCGGCGCGCGCCTGGACCGCCTGGCCAGGCGGCGGCGGACTACGCGCAACGCCTTGATCCGTGAGGCGGTGAGCCGGCTCCTCGATGGCACCGGCGACGCCTGCTGGCCCCGGGAGGTCGTCCTGTTCGAGGGAGTACCGCGCGCCTCGCTTCGAAGCCGAGCGGCGGAAGCTACGCGCGCCACGCAGGGATCCGCTCGCGTGAAGTATCTGCTCGACACCTGCGTTCTCAGCGACTTCGCGCGCGGCGATGACGTGACCTTGGCTCGCGTCAAGGCCACTGCGCCTGCAGAAGTGGTGATATCCAGCGTTACGGTCATGGAGGTCGAGTTCGGTCTGGCTTTGAATCCTGGACGCGCTCGAAAGCTCGCGCCAGTGCTTCGTGCCATGATGGCTGCCGTGACTGTCGCTGCCTACGACTCCGCCGACGCTCACGCCACCGCCGCTCTACGTGCAGCGCTCCAAAAGAGGGGGCGCCCAATCGGTGCTTACGATGCTCTCATCGCTGGCTGCGCGCTTGCCCGCGGCCTCGTGCTCGTGACCTCGAACGAGCGCGAGTTCGGGCGCGTTTCGGGGCTCGTCGTCGAGAACTGGCGCGTTTGA
- a CDS encoding serine/threonine protein kinase, protein MAVFAKSTAATAEERAFLQHRIGLFGLVAGGCYLFFLSFRLLFADVWWRPSLGYHLASGLVFMGVWLACRVGQHSLRVLRGIETVGLLLGTGALVVMGAYVEHVARPDFILLLALTVALTARAVYVPSSARRSFALAAAVGVQLLVCVYFSFLDLVPTNWGAVAPEIANQTAAGVARGLTVQAAAWWAMTVAVTTATSRVIYGLRREIRDAKQLGQYLLEHKIGEGGMGTVYQASHALLRRPTAVKLLHAGRASEAQQQRFETEVQHTARLNHPNIVTIFDYGHTPDGVFYYAMELIHGVTLGRLVDVDGPQPVGRVLAILEQVGQALVCAHGEGLVHRDIKPANILLLLPHLYGGQPEQLKLLDFGLVKELKDTGGIDVTHANEIAGTPQYMCPEAISDPTTMDGRGDLYAVGAIGFYLLTGRHVFEGSTVIEVLGQHLLAEPPRPSAYAEVPKALDDLIHRCLAKDPARRPDTALTFLQELESVPDVPPWTPAHALAWWCDKGKTLEATQLSEPTGGLSIQIAGSTELRSTTDDLARHR, encoded by the coding sequence ATGGCGGTATTCGCGAAGAGCACGGCGGCTACGGCTGAGGAGCGAGCCTTCCTGCAGCATCGCATTGGGCTTTTTGGACTCGTCGCAGGTGGCTGCTACCTGTTCTTCCTGAGCTTCCGCCTGCTCTTCGCCGACGTGTGGTGGCGCCCGTCGCTCGGGTATCACTTGGCGAGCGGCCTGGTGTTCATGGGCGTTTGGCTGGCGTGTCGGGTCGGCCAGCACTCGCTGCGCGTCTTGCGAGGCATCGAGACGGTCGGTTTGCTTCTCGGGACCGGGGCCCTCGTCGTCATGGGGGCCTACGTCGAACACGTAGCACGGCCTGACTTCATCCTACTGCTAGCGCTGACCGTGGCCTTGACGGCGCGCGCGGTCTACGTGCCCAGCTCTGCCCGTCGCAGCTTCGCGCTGGCGGCAGCGGTGGGTGTTCAGCTGCTGGTTTGCGTCTACTTCAGCTTTCTCGACCTCGTTCCGACGAATTGGGGGGCCGTCGCGCCAGAGATCGCGAACCAGACGGCCGCAGGCGTTGCTCGCGGACTCACCGTCCAAGCGGCGGCCTGGTGGGCCATGACGGTCGCCGTGACGACGGCAACGTCGCGGGTCATCTACGGCTTGCGGCGCGAGATCCGCGACGCCAAGCAGCTGGGCCAATATCTGCTCGAACACAAGATCGGTGAGGGCGGCATGGGGACGGTCTATCAGGCGAGCCATGCCCTGCTGCGGCGACCGACGGCCGTGAAATTACTCCATGCAGGCCGCGCCTCCGAGGCGCAACAGCAGCGTTTCGAAACCGAGGTGCAGCACACTGCCCGGCTCAATCACCCCAACATCGTCACCATCTTCGACTACGGCCACACGCCGGACGGGGTGTTTTACTACGCGATGGAGCTCATCCATGGCGTTACCCTCGGGCGGCTCGTGGACGTTGACGGGCCCCAGCCGGTCGGGCGCGTTCTCGCCATTCTCGAGCAGGTGGGACAGGCCCTGGTCTGTGCTCACGGTGAAGGCCTCGTGCACCGCGACATCAAGCCCGCCAACATTCTTTTGCTCCTGCCCCATCTGTACGGTGGTCAGCCAGAGCAGCTCAAGCTCCTGGACTTTGGCTTGGTCAAGGAGCTCAAGGACACCGGCGGCATCGACGTTACCCACGCCAACGAAATCGCCGGCACGCCGCAGTACATGTGCCCAGAGGCGATTAGCGACCCGACCACGATGGATGGGCGCGGCGACCTGTACGCAGTCGGGGCCATTGGCTTCTATCTCCTCACGGGGCGTCACGTGTTCGAGGGGAGCACCGTCATCGAGGTTCTGGGGCAGCATCTCCTTGCCGAGCCGCCTCGACCCTCCGCGTACGCGGAGGTTCCCAAGGCTCTTGACGACCTCATCCACCGTTGTCTCGCCAAGGACCCAGCCCGGCGCCCCGATACGGCTCTGACCTTCCTGCAAGAGCTCGAAAGCGTACCCGACGTCCCGCCCTGGACGCCCGCCCACGCGCTCGCTTGGTGGTGCGACAAGGGGAAGACGCTCGAGGCCACGCAGCTGTCGGAGCCAACCGGGGGACTGTCCATCCAGATCGCCGGCTCGACGGAGCTCCGGAGCACGACGGACGACCTGGCGCGACACCGCTAG
- a CDS encoding transposase has translation MCDSIPTCTRLPRWRLRRDAGGELAFHPPPFLTNDDVGDLLQIARARILALLRRKGVLEDDTVTSDAALADREPALAELAAASVAGTLPAGPALRRRDPIKLRGGSELEHTKALCAAEGGFSLHAATTAKAGDATGREALCKYILRPPIAQERVRLIADDLVRIELKRPFSDGTFALDLDPLALLVRLATTVPPPGFHTIRYAGVLAAASKWRARVVPPPPPTSHDALCLELLGPGVQPFSSGPDGGRDARFDGAASKFPSATNPLQGQFVIQAKHTENPCAKFSDADFSGDAASAVLTEELPSVAALVAAGELEHYLLFSNRRLAGVADGDLRKRIKDSSGATTVELFGIERIDVLLRSYPEVARIAELPVLTGPLLVSPDDLAEVILALDSSKASGYGTERLRSRLACNLTYVNEGLDAFVRSGSYESAVARSTARTGLAPG, from the coding sequence ATTTGCGACTCAATCCCCACCTGCACTCGTCTGCCTCGATGGCGTCTACGCCGAGATGCCGGCGGCGAGCTCGCCTTCCATCCACCGCCGTTCCTCACCAACGACGATGTCGGCGATCTGCTCCAGATCGCCCGCGCGCGCATCCTTGCGCTGCTGCGGCGCAAAGGCGTGCTCGAGGACGACACGGTCACGAGCGACGCCGCTTTGGCCGACCGCGAGCCCGCGCTCGCGGAGCTCGCCGCCGCCTCCGTGGCGGGCACGCTGCCCGCCGGTCCCGCACTGCGCCGTCGAGACCCCATCAAGCTGCGCGGCGGCTCGGAGCTCGAGCACACCAAGGCGCTATGCGCCGCTGAAGGGGGATTCTCTCTCCACGCCGCGACCACGGCCAAGGCCGGCGACGCCACTGGACGAGAGGCCTTGTGCAAGTACATCTTGCGCCCGCCGATTGCGCAGGAGCGCGTCCGGCTCATCGCCGACGACCTCGTCCGCATCGAGCTCAAGAGGCCTTTCAGTGACGGAACCTTCGCGCTCGACCTCGACCCACTGGCGCTCCTGGTCCGACTTGCTACCACGGTGCCGCCCCCCGGCTTCCACACCATCAGGTACGCAGGGGTTCTCGCCGCAGCGAGCAAGTGGCGAGCGCGAGTCGTTCCGCCGCCGCCGCCCACGTCGCATGACGCATTGTGCCTGGAGTTGCTCGGCCCCGGTGTACAGCCGTTCTCGAGTGGTCCAGACGGGGGCCGGGACGCTCGGTTTGACGGCGCGGCCAGCAAGTTTCCGAGCGCCACAAACCCGCTTCAAGGCCAGTTTGTCATTCAGGCGAAGCACACCGAAAATCCGTGCGCAAAGTTCAGCGATGCTGACTTCTCCGGCGACGCTGCTTCCGCGGTGTTGACAGAAGAACTGCCTAGCGTTGCCGCACTCGTCGCCGCAGGAGAACTTGAACACTACCTCCTCTTCTCCAACCGTCGGCTCGCCGGTGTCGCTGACGGCGACTTGCGCAAGCGGATCAAAGATTCATCGGGGGCCACGACCGTCGAACTGTTCGGGATCGAACGCATCGATGTGTTGCTCCGGAGCTATCCTGAAGTCGCAAGAATCGCAGAGTTACCAGTCCTCACCGGTCCCCTCCTCGTTAGCCCCGACGATCTCGCGGAGGTCATTCTCGCACTGGACAGCAGCAAGGCCAGCGGCTACGGAACGGAGCGCCTTCGATCCCGACTGGCGTGTAATTTAACTTATGTTAACGAAGGCTTAGACGCATTCGTGAGATCCGGATCCTACGAGTCCGCGGTTGCGCGGTCAACGGCGCGCACGGGCTTGGCGCCCGGGTAG
- a CDS encoding trypsin-like serine protease → MVRVDYVGSWGNKPCTGTLVSCREVLTAQHCLEPATQEVAVRLLRYSPTKQWKSISVPFQLGTTVIVKQPGVYGDPAKGQSDMLVVKLPGPVPKGFSPIPRHPGHSTKFFEDKTTIVGYGLTGACTPNNADERRFGNQLSANTLFNGFTIDWTLGGEESSADAGDSGGPLLVGPVGAPRIVGVFSDFLVDAFALSCNPVTNQWASVVAQKAWLDSVLAPPGLDSDGDGVPDECDECALGSDYDRCGPNSAAPGVPRACAPPCGCEPDTDHDGICDKEDACPNTPSTLAVNANALSESFHSPTERWPDLCDPVPVPAAKPVPKDIPLPPASNPPCADPVCYVKKGTDSSSLRVTPVRSNRAPVLVGSPSYWNFLGLATNFRFCQEKILNSDPACDDQLAVLDARLTDAATAAQEQRAQPYHRIRIDRGLTQLPRGASSPFDYLNAHSFDTKQQYDVKWAYLEDFAFWQTKAGTLAEFIALPSPGFPDGSVASGLDGKMWLNAATPVGDTVDVGTGFHGEQLANAHFDLAPEKFLLVGTAGPLIWPTFEGDNPILWPLAADPIKQNWQPFPDEPAGQARVAFWNSVAHGPFVLTTGGDAVDASDRVSPALAASLGVGSRVLNAVEPYGAWWSANERVAVLFARDATSVIDSVAVGDDGHLVGGADDRQVGCTAGQVLMRCATGLKCSIPCNEVVGDDGGNPGPGDPSCTLAAAPGSDGVTDESAITCQAESGALCAAGSMACSSSCFVPCDGIVGCVPDGRFGDEQPDLCGDSAAGATLAVAQNPGVPALPEPRTEFVGIYSRSLDRLFVVGGRSLAGERLHDIWTGRPMGHFVRLPLAQSLGDVLAGTYDFAERALYVLDQVAPPGSKSKKGGKPPPHFLRLLRVDPFDASVTVLTTWPAVGAFDRFFLVADSDRQLLIAATSTLSHKYAIVRLVTSSLQVTGVRLGSSQLVAGPVVDPVGYLLVTHDKKNQRLTTERFTLQSAAGAQANPTISQVLQ, encoded by the coding sequence GTGGTTCGCGTCGACTACGTCGGCAGCTGGGGAAACAAGCCGTGCACTGGCACGCTGGTGTCGTGTCGAGAAGTGTTGACCGCGCAGCACTGTCTCGAGCCAGCAACGCAGGAAGTCGCCGTTCGTCTGCTGCGTTACTCGCCAACGAAGCAATGGAAGTCCATCTCGGTGCCGTTTCAGCTCGGCACCACGGTCATCGTCAAGCAGCCCGGCGTGTACGGCGACCCGGCCAAAGGTCAGAGCGACATGCTGGTGGTGAAGCTCCCCGGGCCGGTGCCGAAGGGGTTCAGTCCGATCCCTCGGCACCCAGGGCACAGCACGAAGTTCTTCGAGGACAAGACGACCATCGTTGGTTACGGGCTCACTGGCGCTTGCACGCCCAACAACGCCGACGAGCGCCGCTTTGGCAACCAGCTGAGCGCAAACACCCTGTTCAACGGCTTCACCATCGACTGGACGCTCGGCGGCGAGGAATCGTCCGCCGACGCTGGCGACTCCGGGGGTCCGCTGCTGGTGGGGCCGGTCGGTGCTCCCCGTATCGTAGGGGTCTTCTCTGACTTCCTCGTGGACGCATTCGCTCTGAGCTGCAATCCAGTTACGAATCAGTGGGCGAGCGTCGTTGCGCAGAAGGCCTGGCTCGACAGCGTACTCGCCCCACCAGGGTTGGACTCCGACGGCGACGGAGTTCCCGACGAGTGCGACGAGTGCGCGCTCGGCAGCGACTACGACCGCTGCGGTCCCAACTCGGCCGCACCAGGCGTGCCAAGGGCCTGCGCGCCCCCCTGCGGGTGCGAGCCCGACACGGACCACGACGGCATCTGCGACAAGGAAGACGCTTGCCCGAACACGCCGTCGACTCTTGCCGTCAACGCGAACGCGCTCTCCGAGAGCTTCCACAGCCCGACCGAGCGCTGGCCCGACCTCTGCGATCCAGTGCCCGTTCCCGCCGCGAAACCGGTTCCCAAGGACATTCCGCTCCCTCCCGCAAGCAACCCGCCGTGCGCGGATCCGGTCTGCTACGTCAAGAAAGGCACCGACAGCTCGTCACTGCGGGTGACCCCCGTGCGTTCGAATCGCGCGCCGGTTCTGGTGGGCTCTCCGTCGTACTGGAATTTCCTTGGGCTCGCGACGAACTTCAGGTTCTGCCAGGAGAAGATCCTCAACAGCGATCCCGCATGCGATGACCAGCTCGCGGTCTTGGATGCCCGCCTCACCGACGCCGCGACGGCCGCTCAGGAGCAGCGCGCCCAGCCCTACCACCGCATCCGCATCGACCGGGGTCTCACGCAGCTTCCGCGAGGGGCCAGCAGTCCCTTCGACTACCTCAACGCCCACTCGTTCGATACGAAGCAGCAGTACGACGTGAAGTGGGCCTATCTGGAGGACTTCGCGTTCTGGCAAACCAAGGCAGGGACGCTCGCCGAATTCATCGCCTTGCCGAGCCCCGGCTTCCCCGACGGCAGCGTGGCGAGTGGTCTCGACGGGAAGATGTGGCTCAACGCCGCGACGCCGGTCGGGGACACCGTCGATGTCGGAACCGGCTTCCATGGCGAGCAGCTCGCGAACGCACACTTCGACCTCGCGCCGGAGAAGTTCCTGCTCGTGGGCACGGCAGGTCCGCTGATCTGGCCGACCTTCGAGGGCGACAATCCGATCCTTTGGCCGCTGGCGGCGGATCCGATCAAACAAAACTGGCAGCCGTTTCCCGACGAGCCAGCGGGCCAAGCGCGCGTTGCCTTCTGGAACTCGGTCGCGCACGGCCCCTTCGTGCTCACGACAGGCGGGGACGCTGTCGATGCTTCGGACCGCGTCAGCCCTGCGCTCGCGGCGTCGCTTGGTGTGGGCTCGCGCGTATTGAATGCGGTCGAGCCTTATGGCGCGTGGTGGTCCGCAAACGAGCGGGTGGCTGTGCTGTTCGCTCGCGACGCTACGAGCGTGATTGACAGCGTGGCGGTCGGAGATGACGGGCATCTCGTCGGAGGCGCCGACGACCGTCAGGTCGGGTGCACGGCCGGGCAAGTGCTCATGCGCTGTGCGACCGGACTCAAGTGTTCGATCCCATGCAATGAGGTCGTCGGGGACGACGGCGGCAACCCAGGTCCCGGCGATCCCTCCTGCACCCTGGCCGCGGCGCCCGGAAGCGACGGTGTCACCGACGAATCGGCGATCACCTGCCAAGCGGAGTCCGGAGCGCTCTGCGCGGCCGGCAGCATGGCGTGCAGCTCGAGCTGCTTCGTGCCGTGCGATGGGATCGTCGGTTGTGTTCCGGATGGTCGCTTCGGGGACGAGCAGCCTGATCTGTGCGGCGACAGCGCCGCGGGGGCCACGCTCGCCGTGGCACAGAATCCCGGCGTGCCCGCGCTCCCGGAGCCACGCACCGAATTCGTGGGCATCTACTCCCGCTCTCTCGACAGGTTGTTCGTCGTCGGGGGGCGCAGCCTCGCTGGAGAGCGGCTGCACGACATCTGGACGGGTCGTCCGATGGGCCACTTCGTCCGACTCCCGCTCGCTCAGAGTCTCGGCGATGTGCTGGCGGGCACCTACGACTTCGCTGAGCGGGCGTTGTACGTGCTGGACCAGGTCGCACCACCCGGGAGCAAGTCCAAGAAGGGCGGCAAGCCACCCCCTCATTTCTTGCGCTTGCTCCGCGTGGACCCGTTCGATGCAAGTGTGACGGTGCTCACGACCTGGCCGGCGGTTGGCGCGTTTGATCGCTTCTTCCTCGTCGCGGACAGTGATCGTCAACTGCTGATCGCTGCCACCAGCACTCTCTCCCACAAGTACGCCATCGTGCGATTGGTCACGTCGTCGTTGCAGGTCACCGGTGTGAGGCTCGGGTCGAGCCAGTTGGTTGCAGGCCCCGTGGTGGACCCAGTCGGTTACCTGCTGGTAACCCATGACAAGAAGAACCAACGCCTGACGACAGAGCGATTCACTCTACAGAGCGCCGCGGGCGCGCAGGCCAACCCAACCATCAGCCAAGTCCTCCAATGA